A stretch of the Candidatus Poribacteria bacterium genome encodes the following:
- a CDS encoding cytochrome c has translation MRWRRICALMLSVGVILGVAACAATLPSVTSELSQRSGLSAESLRRGRSLYVAKCSGCHALYSPSHYASAEQWRASIAEMSVRSRLSDDEPDVIAAYLIAASAVRR, from the coding sequence GTGAGGTGGCGGCGAATCTGCGCGCTGATGCTCTCGGTTGGCGTGATTCTGGGCGTGGCGGCATGCGCTGCCACGCTCCCATCCGTCACGTCGGAGCTATCTCAGCGGTCTGGTCTGTCCGCTGAGTCCCTCCGGCGCGGTCGTTCGCTCTACGTCGCCAAGTGCAGCGGATGCCATGCGCTATACAGCCCTTCACACTATGCCTCAGCCGAGCAATGGCGGGCGTCCATCGCGGAGATGTCGGTTCGATCCCGACTGAGCGATGACGAACCCGACGTGATCGCCGCCTACCTGATCGCTGCCAGTGCTGTCCGTCGTTGA
- a CDS encoding zinc-binding alcohol dehydrogenase, protein MLCTSTGSVWEGQALESTAIVFTGPRQVEVQQRSLADPGPRGVTVQTLVNLMSMGTELICYRGESDPGTHWHGWVRYPFHPGYSCVGEVVAVGSNVSEFREGDRLFACVSHASHANVSADWGNVVRLPDGVSVEEAAWCKLATITQTGVRQAKHSMGDTAVVIGLGPLGQLIVQYLRVLGLREVLAIDHVQPRLDRALAHGATAAFCGSASDAKQFVLDHTGGELADVVYDVTGFHAVFAMALPLARRYGTVILQGDSPHPSKQHLTLDVLTRQLRIIGTHNENLPGELAHWTPRRQAELFLSYVSRGEMQVADLITHRFRAEDAGEAYASLDRNRGDSAGVLFDWR, encoded by the coding sequence ATGCTCTGCACATCGACCGGCTCCGTTTGGGAGGGACAAGCATTGGAATCGACGGCAATCGTCTTCACGGGTCCTCGACAGGTCGAGGTGCAGCAGCGCTCATTGGCTGACCCGGGCCCGCGCGGAGTGACGGTGCAGACGCTCGTGAACCTGATGAGCATGGGAACCGAGCTCATTTGCTATCGCGGCGAATCGGACCCTGGAACTCACTGGCACGGCTGGGTGAGGTATCCGTTCCATCCGGGCTATAGCTGCGTCGGTGAAGTGGTCGCTGTTGGGTCGAACGTCTCCGAGTTCCGCGAGGGAGATCGGCTCTTCGCCTGCGTTTCCCATGCATCGCACGCGAACGTCTCGGCGGACTGGGGCAACGTCGTGAGGCTGCCGGATGGCGTGTCGGTGGAGGAAGCCGCGTGGTGTAAGCTCGCGACGATCACCCAGACGGGCGTGCGGCAGGCGAAGCACTCGATGGGCGATACCGCCGTCGTGATCGGGTTGGGCCCGCTGGGTCAGCTCATTGTGCAGTATCTCCGCGTGCTCGGTCTGCGCGAGGTGCTCGCAATCGACCACGTGCAGCCGCGACTCGACCGCGCGTTGGCGCACGGAGCGACGGCGGCGTTCTGCGGGAGCGCCTCCGATGCGAAGCAGTTCGTCCTGGATCACACGGGCGGCGAGCTCGCCGATGTCGTCTACGATGTGACGGGCTTCCACGCGGTCTTTGCGATGGCGCTCCCGCTCGCGCGTCGCTACGGGACGGTGATCCTCCAGGGAGACAGCCCGCATCCCTCCAAGCAGCATCTGACGTTGGACGTGCTGACGCGGCAGTTGCGCATCATCGGAACGCACAACGAGAACCTGCCCGGCGAACTCGCCCACTGGACGCCCCGCCGTCAGGCTGAGCTCTTTCTGTCTTACGTGAGCCGAGGCGAGATGCAGGTCGCCGATCTGATCACGCACCGGTTCCGCGCGGAAGATGCGGGAGAGGCGTACGCGTCGCTCGACAGGAACCGGGGTGACTCCGCCGGAGTGCTCTTCGACTGGAGGTGA
- a CDS encoding Gfo/Idh/MocA family oxidoreductase codes for MRPWASCAQPGTSTTWCRRLREHGLSRSGVMDRLNVAVVGLGIGRWHADSYASTENTNLVAVCDVDPGRLASAKERYGVEKLYTEYEALCDDDEVDAVSVCVPNYLHAPISVRALESGKHVLCEKPLANSVENGERMVEAARRSGKVAMVAMKFRYTKEAVAIRQRLDAGELGAIYYGWTTYLRALGGIPGMGGWFTRKPLSGGGPMIDNGVHFLDVLWWLMGCPNPTRVSGATYAEFGPRGKGASGWTGTPTPEQFSVEDLATAMIHFDNGASVLMDNGWAGYVLHEAIGVRLMGTQGGATLWPFGIAAEQDGKVVDATPDLATAPEPSQFRYFADCALNGTQPISSFENCLTVLKMLDAVYRSAAAGAEVTIP; via the coding sequence ATGAGACCCTGGGCGAGTTGCGCGCAGCCAGGGACTTCTACGACATGGTGCAGGAGGCTGCGCGAGCACGGTCTCAGTAGGAGTGGTGTGATGGACAGACTCAATGTCGCGGTGGTAGGTCTCGGTATCGGACGATGGCACGCGGACTCGTACGCTTCGACGGAGAACACGAACCTCGTCGCCGTCTGCGACGTCGATCCTGGTCGGCTCGCATCGGCGAAAGAGCGCTACGGCGTCGAGAAGCTCTACACGGAGTATGAGGCTCTCTGCGACGACGACGAGGTCGATGCCGTCAGCGTGTGTGTCCCGAACTACCTCCACGCGCCGATCAGCGTTCGGGCGCTCGAATCCGGCAAGCACGTGCTCTGCGAGAAGCCGCTGGCGAACAGCGTCGAGAACGGCGAGCGGATGGTCGAGGCGGCGCGGAGGTCCGGCAAGGTCGCCATGGTCGCCATGAAGTTCCGATACACGAAGGAAGCCGTCGCGATCCGTCAGCGATTGGACGCCGGAGAGCTCGGCGCAATCTACTACGGATGGACGACCTACCTGCGCGCGCTGGGCGGAATCCCCGGCATGGGCGGCTGGTTCACACGCAAGCCGCTGTCGGGCGGCGGGCCCATGATCGACAACGGCGTCCACTTCCTCGACGTGCTCTGGTGGCTCATGGGATGCCCGAACCCGACGCGCGTCAGCGGGGCGACCTACGCGGAGTTCGGACCCCGTGGAAAGGGAGCCAGCGGCTGGACCGGCACGCCGACGCCCGAGCAGTTCAGCGTCGAAGACCTCGCGACGGCGATGATCCACTTCGACAACGGCGCGAGCGTGCTCATGGACAACGGCTGGGCGGGTTACGTCCTCCACGAAGCCATCGGCGTCCGGCTCATGGGAACCCAGGGCGGCGCAACGCTCTGGCCCTTCGGCATCGCAGCAGAGCAGGACGGCAAGGTGGTCGATGCGACGCCAGACCTAGCGACCGCCCCGGAGCCGTCCCAGTTCCGCTACTTCGCAGACTGCGCCTTGAACGGCACTCAGCCGATCTCGTCGTTCGAGAACTGCCTGACCGTCCTGAAGATGCTCGACGCCGTCTACCGATCCGCGGCGGCAGGCGCCGAAGTGACGATCCCGTAG